The stretch of DNA TTAATCGTAATGTCAGGGTTGTGACTTAGACTTAAGACACCATCGATGACTTCACGCATATTATGAGGGGGAATATTCGTTGCCATCCCTACCGCAATACCAGAAGCACCATTGACCAATAAATTCGGGAAACGAGCAGGTAAGACACTTGGCTCACGCTCATTTCCATCATAGTTATCAATAAAATCAATCGTATCTTTATTGATATCTCTTAATAATTCTAAAGCAAGTTTTGTCATACGGGCTTCCGTATAACGCATTGCTGCCGCACCATCACCATCCATCGAACCGAAGTTACCTTGTCCATCTACAAGTGGATAACGATAGCTGAAATCCTGTGCCATACGTACCATTGCTTCATAAATTGACGAATCTCCATGAGGATGATATTTCCCCATGACATCCCCTACGATACGGGCAGATTTTTTATATGGCTTATCTGGCGTCATGCCTTGTTCATTAAGACCATACAAAATACGGCGATGTACAGGCTTGAGACCATCTCTTACGTCTGGCAAAGCACGAGAGACAATAACGCTCATCGCATAATCTAAAAACGATTCGCGCATCTCTTTGCTGATATTGCGTTCATTAATTCTTGATTCAGATATTTCAGCCATCAAGATATCCTCCTTCTCATTTCCCAATTCTCATTCTAGAAATCCAAATTAGCATAAACAGCATTATCTTCAATAAATTGACGGCGATTTTCAACAACATCTCCCATCAACATTTCGAATGTTTGATCCGCTTCAATCGCGTCATCCAATGTCACTTGTAACATCGCACGATTTTCTGGATTCATTGTCGTATCCCATAATTGATCGGCATTCATTTCACCCAAACCTTTGTATCGGGCAATAGACCACTTAGGTGTTGGGTTGAGTTGTTCTTTTAATTTGTCAAGCTCACGGTCATTAAACACATAATATTTTTGTTTCCCTTGTGTCAATTTATACAATGGCGGTTGCGCGATGTAGACATACCCCGCCTCAATTAACGGGCGCATAAAACGATAGAAAAATGTCAATAGCAACGTACGAATGTGCGCACCATCCACATCAGCGTCAGTCATAATTACAATTTTGTGATAACGGGCTTTAGCAATATCAAATTCGCCACCAATCCCCGTCCCAAAAGCAGTCACCATTTGACGGATTTCATTATTGTTTAAAATTTTATCTAAACGGGCCTTTTCAACGTTCAAAATTTTACCACGTAACGGTAAAATGGCTTGTGTCCGGGAATCTCGCCCTGATTTTGTAGACCCCCCGGCAGAGTCACCCTCCACTAAGAAAATTTCACTTTCAGAAGGGTCTTTACTTGAACAATCCGCCAATTTACCCGGTAAACTAGAAATATCTAGCGCGGATTTACGACGTGTCACTTCACGCGCTTTTTTTGCTGCAATACGCACCCGTGAGGCCATAATCCCTTTCTCAACAATAATTCGTGCAACTTGAGGATTTTCAAATAGGAAACGTTCAAAAAGCTCTGAAAATACACGGTCAACAATTTGACGGACTTCAGAGTTACCTAATTTTGTTTTCGTTTGACCTTCGAATTGTGGATCACCATGTTTAATAGAGACGACTGCCGTTAAGCCTTCACGCGTATCTTCACCCGATAAACGATCTTTTTCATCTTTAATCAATTTACTTTGCGTGCCATAATGATTGAGGACTCTTGTCAATGCACGTTTGAAACCGTCTTCATGCGTCCCACCTTCATACGTATGGATATTATTCGCATATGTTAATAAGTTTGTCGCAAAACCGCTATTGTATTGTAAGGCAATTTCAACTTCGATTTCATCACGTGTTTGATGGACGTAAATCGGCTCCTCATGTAATGGCTCTTTATTTTCGTTAATAAGGCTTACATACGACTTAATTCCACCTTCATAGTGGTAACTATCCTCACAAGCTTCTTCTTCATCACGTTCGTCTCTAAGCGTTATACGGATGCCTTTATTTAAAAAGGCCAATTCCCGAATACGTTTTTGCAATGTTTCGTAGTTATAGACTGTTGTCTCTTGGAAAATCGTCTCATCCGCTTTGAATCGAATGACCGTTCCTGTTTGATCCGTATCACCAACTTGTTTTAAATCAAACTCAGGTACACCCATATGATAGGCTTGATGATGGATACGTCCTTCTCTGTGTACATAGACTTCTAATGTTTCACTCAAAGCATTTACAACGGATGAGCCCACACCGTGTAAACCTCCTGAAACTTTATAACCACCGCCACCAAATTTACCACCGGCGTGTAACACAGTAAGAATTACCTCTACAGCAGGACGTCCCATCTTTTCTTGGATATCAACTGGAATTCCTCGTCCATTATCAGTTACTTTAATCCAATTATCTTTTTCAATCACTACTTCAATGTTATCAGCATATCCAGCAAGAGCTTCGTCAATACTGTTATCGACAATTTCCCAGACGAGATGATGCAGACCGCGTTCTGAAGTTGAACCTATATACATACCTGGTCGCTTACGTACCGCTTCAAGACCTTCCAATACTTGAATCTGACTCGCGCCATAGTTTTCTGAGTTGTTCACATCAGCCAATGCTTCCACCTTCACTTTCTGCCTATTGCATAATATTTCCTTGTGCGATGCGGTATACTTTTGCGTCTTTCATGATTTCATGGTCAATTCCCTCTACTGATGTAGTCGTCACAAAAGTTTGAACTTTATGTTGAATCGTACTTAAAAGATGCGTTTGACGTGCATCATCCAATTCGCTTAAAACGTCATCAAGTAATAAAATGGGGTATTCCCCCACTTCCTGATTCATTAATTCGATTTCTGCTAATTTTACTGACAGTGCCGTCGTACGTTGTTGCCCTTGCGAACCATATGTTTGTGCATCCATATCATTCACTTGAAATG from Staphylococcus lutrae encodes:
- the gyrB gene encoding DNA topoisomerase (ATP-hydrolyzing) subunit B, producing the protein MEALADVNNSENYGASQIQVLEGLEAVRKRPGMYIGSTSERGLHHLVWEIVDNSIDEALAGYADNIEVVIEKDNWIKVTDNGRGIPVDIQEKMGRPAVEVILTVLHAGGKFGGGGYKVSGGLHGVGSSVVNALSETLEVYVHREGRIHHQAYHMGVPEFDLKQVGDTDQTGTVIRFKADETIFQETTVYNYETLQKRIRELAFLNKGIRITLRDERDEEEACEDSYHYEGGIKSYVSLINENKEPLHEEPIYVHQTRDEIEVEIALQYNSGFATNLLTYANNIHTYEGGTHEDGFKRALTRVLNHYGTQSKLIKDEKDRLSGEDTREGLTAVVSIKHGDPQFEGQTKTKLGNSEVRQIVDRVFSELFERFLFENPQVARIIVEKGIMASRVRIAAKKAREVTRRKSALDISSLPGKLADCSSKDPSESEIFLVEGDSAGGSTKSGRDSRTQAILPLRGKILNVEKARLDKILNNNEIRQMVTAFGTGIGGEFDIAKARYHKIVIMTDADVDGAHIRTLLLTFFYRFMRPLIEAGYVYIAQPPLYKLTQGKQKYYVFNDRELDKLKEQLNPTPKWSIARYKGLGEMNADQLWDTTMNPENRAMLQVTLDDAIEADQTFEMLMGDVVENRRQFIEDNAVYANLDF